The nucleotide sequence catTGCCAAAACTGTAATGCGCTCGCCATCTTTCGGCAACGGCGTCAAAGATTTTGCGTTCAGGCTGATTGTCTGAGCCAAGAAAAGCAATGACTGCTACCCGAGATGACCACGCAAAATCGAGTCGGTTGTCTTCGGTAAGATCTGCCACGGGAGAACCCAATTGCCGCTCGATATATTTGACAACCCTGCAATGACGATCAGTGACCCACAAGTAATCTCACAGAAACCGATGAAACCCACGATGATGCGTCTAATGCTTCTTTGTAAGTGACCAACTCATTGTTGCCGCTTGTATACTTCAAGGTAGGGACAGTGAAGACCTGAGAATCATCGCACACAGTTGGCTCGTCGTTGCAGTTGACTGAGGCAATGGGTGTCTTGGTGAGTACCGGAGATACCCTGTCCAGAACGGCTTGAACTCTATCGCATTCCTTGCAACCGTCCGCTGTAAACAAGATAAGCGCTGGCCTTGATGATACCAGGACATTGAACTCTGTTTTACGGAGTTTGACGGCTCGCGTATCAGCAGCAAGGGCAACGAGTGACAAGAAAGCTGAAGAGCGCATTGTAGTATAAcgagagatgagaaagatggATTGCTGGAGAGAGCAGATGCCGGACAACTTCTCTTTGGGTAATTCATCAAGCCAACGCTTATCAAGTATTCCAACCCCCTCGATTCCTCAAATTAGCCCATTTTATGCTTTTAACCCAAATCATCATCCCTCTAGCTTATCATGAGGAGATCCAATCTCGTATAACTATGCGTTAATTTCACCACCCCCCAAAAGGCTTAGTTTCATCCAAACACAACTGCCGAAGGTGCCCAGCCGCCGTAGGGCACGGGCTAAACCCTGCCCAATTTCTAGAATGTTTCATCGAATGATGGATCCGTCGCCAATCGAATTAGGAAGGTGACCTGAAGTCTAAAGAGAAACTGAGTCGTTTCAATTGGAGAGGAGACTCTTTATGGATTAGCTCCACTGACGGTATGAACCTTATACACGAAGAGATATGGGGTGACTAGGAAGCGTTGAAATGTGAGTCGTGGAAAAACATGAAACATGGGGCTCGAGCTTCTGTAGCAGGGGCGTTTATAGTGGGTGCTGAGAGAATAGTTGTAGAAGACTTGATACGAATGAGGACATTCGTGTAAATTCAAATAAACGTTCCTATCAGGGTAGTTCGTGAAGTCATGTTATCTTTTTAGGACAAACTTTGACGATCCTCTCCGTTCAGCTTCTTAGTTAGGTCAGGTAGATAGATGATAAGGGAAAGATTAGCCTCGATTTCGGATGACGGATGCCGATCGTGAGGAACGTGTTTGCTATCGAATACACGGGAAACTGGTGATACAATCGCGAGAGAGGTTGATATGGTGTAGAACagtataaatagattattgAATCCCACAGctatctcaacatcctcatcacAGTATCACTTCAAACACTCAAGTCTCCAActcaatcatcatgaagttcacTTCAACCTCTCTTGCGCTTCTCGCAAGCATTCCCCTCGTCTTCTCTCTCCCTACTGAATCTCAGCCACCCACTctgaagctcgagaagccTCAGGGTTTCGACAAGATCCAGAAGGCTGACCCCGAGCACTGGCTCCAAGCCGTCAAGGAAGAAGCAGCTCGCCAAGAAGCCGCTGCTGCCTCCACCTTTAACGAGACCGAAGCTCTCGAAGCACGCGCCAGCTGGGTCTACCAAGTCCACGGCAGCTACACCGACAACCTCGTCAACGTCGGTGACGTCGACACCTTCTACATGCTCTGGACGCGCATGTACGACGTCAGCGACGACAGGGGCGGTCTCTCAGACCTGACACGCGGCGCATGGAGCAAGTTCTGCAACGGCCCCTCTGCCGGCAATGGCGTGACCACACGATTCGTCCTCGACGGTCAGTGGGGAGCTGTAGGTCGTCTTAGCGGCTGGTCTATGCGTGATGCTCTGATCCACTCTATGTGGCAGACTGCTGATGGCATTGGCAAGAAGAACGGGTACACCGTTTACAACAACTGCTATGGCTTTACCTGGCAGGAAGCCAAGCCGGGAAGAACCGACTCGGCGTGTGGAGGACGATCTGGCAAGGCTTGCCCGCATAACTCTGACTGCCCGTTGGAGGGGATGGAGTGCACTGGTCTCAAGTGGGGAACTTGGATGCCCAGTATTATCCGCATGAACGTCTACAACCGCGATGGATCGCTTCGTGCTGATGCGTACCAGGCCAGAATCTCCTCGCAGGCTCCCGGTTCTGGTGGTTGCTCCAAGGCCCAGACTATTGCTGCCTATGTTGCTGACTTTATCCCTATTGCTGGACCTTACTTCGCCACTGGTATCCGTCTCGACTGTCTGCTGCAGAACTAAGTTCGCTTGCCACAGGCGTGCCGTGGCGTCCTTAACGAAGTGGCCAAGACGTCACGGGGTTGTAGTCAAATGGATCTTGTGGTTCGGCGGTATGCACGAAGCTGGAGTATAGTGTGCAATCGACATttgtaggtagttagttTAACCCATAAATTGACTTTTCCCAGATGGTAGCCAGCGCCATTGGTGAACGCTCATGACATAGAAGACTACGATATGTGTGAGAGCCGTCACATCACTCATCAAAGGCCAAGACGCCAGAATCCAGAAAGTCAGTATATGTAGTGTCCATAACACCCAGTCCTACTTCCACTTTATTTATGCTGTATATTATCTGAGGTAATACTTGAATTCTCTT is from Fusarium musae strain F31 chromosome 4, whole genome shotgun sequence and encodes:
- a CDS encoding hypothetical protein (EggNog:ENOG41); the encoded protein is MKFTSTSLALLASIPLVFSLPTESQPPTLKLEKPQGFDKIQKADPEHWLQAVKEEAARQEAAAASTFNETEALEARASWVYQVHGSYTDNLVNVGDVDTFYMLWTRMYDVSDDRGGLSDLTRGAWSKFCNGPSAGNGVTTRFVLDGRLSGWSMRDALIHSMWQTADGIGKKNGYTVYNNCYGFTWQEAKPGRTDSACGGRSGKACPHNSDCPLEGMECTGLKWGTWMPSIIRMNVYNRDGSLRADAYQARISSQAPGSGGCSKAQTIAAYVADFIPIAGPYFATGIRLDCLLQN